A DNA window from Niabella yanshanensis contains the following coding sequences:
- a CDS encoding hydrogen peroxide-inducible genes activator: MTLQQLEYLLAVHQHQNFLKAADACFVTQPTLSMQIQKLEEEFEIKIFDRRKQPIVATPAGLEIIGHARNVINAAHELSSLVESQKGKMKGQLRIGIIPTLAPYLLPLFVPSFTKNYPGVKLLVQEQTTDVLISMLKQGSIDVGILVTPIKENGISEEVLFYEELMVYASKNNRLYQKQYLLQKDIDVSKLWLLEESHCFRSQILSLCELKKQSSEFFNFEYEAGSIETLKRMVDVNDGITIIPELVTFQMPKNELRAVRNFKSPAPVREVSLVVHGNFVKKRLIDSLKRSILDTIPEKLRLNKKKNVIPIQL; the protein is encoded by the coding sequence ATGACCCTTCAACAGCTCGAATATTTACTGGCGGTGCACCAGCACCAGAACTTTTTAAAGGCCGCAGATGCCTGCTTTGTGACACAGCCTACATTAAGCATGCAAATTCAAAAACTTGAGGAAGAATTTGAAATTAAAATTTTTGATCGGCGTAAACAGCCTATTGTCGCAACCCCTGCAGGTCTTGAAATTATCGGACACGCCCGCAATGTTATTAACGCAGCGCATGAGTTATCTTCGCTGGTAGAATCACAAAAAGGCAAAATGAAGGGGCAACTGCGCATCGGCATTATCCCTACACTGGCTCCTTACCTGCTTCCTTTATTTGTGCCGTCTTTTACTAAAAACTATCCCGGGGTAAAACTACTGGTACAGGAGCAAACAACAGACGTTCTTATCAGCATGCTAAAACAAGGCAGCATAGACGTAGGTATATTGGTTACACCAATTAAAGAAAACGGTATATCAGAAGAAGTGCTGTTTTACGAAGAGCTCATGGTATATGCCTCTAAAAATAACCGGTTATACCAAAAACAATATCTGTTACAAAAAGATATAGATGTAAGCAAACTATGGTTACTGGAAGAAAGCCATTGCTTTCGTTCGCAGATACTTTCTTTATGCGAGTTAAAAAAACAAAGCAGCGAGTTCTTCAACTTTGAATACGAAGCAGGCAGTATTGAAACGCTCAAGCGTATGGTGGATGTAAATGACGGGATCACCATCATTCCTGAGCTGGTGACTTTCCAAATGCCAAAAAATGAATTGAGAGCGGTAAGAAATTTTAAAAGTCCGGCACCGGTACGCGAGGTAAGCCTGGTGGTGCATGGCAATTTTGTAAAAAAGCGGCTGATCGATTCTTTAAAAAGATCGATATTGGATACGATTCCCGAAAAGCTAAGATTGAATAAAAAGAAGAATGTAATACCGATACAGTTGTAG
- a CDS encoding lytic transglycosylase domain-containing protein, with protein sequence MKKKIIVYCFLFSLLPIINAQAQHIITFCGEAVPMNQQFIQDKLINVIKKQVNVVNLPSLRQRANSYFPLVEKYLKAYGLHPDLKYLPIVESGFLTKAESGVGARGIWQIMPATARGYGMQVGDNIDERENFDKATRVACQLIRDNYTGLRKLAGSVNWPLAIAAYNFGIGNILNAMKAQGNNYFTMKLNSETGLYVYKIIAVKELFEYPELYNSKFGYNVFSAKMGPRTQPQQTDLDVVNDPNILSAIEKELEKNKDKKAPEIKEEQYVLAHVNGKIKNFQDGDMITIVLDEDLQTSNYGLSFKGYSFGVQGWIIDDRVFFKLGYDHDVTLLDLDKQKGVLLTDLLAKKRIDVLLKNVVYKK encoded by the coding sequence ATGAAGAAAAAGATCATCGTATACTGTTTTTTATTTTCCCTGCTGCCGATTATTAATGCGCAGGCCCAGCACATTATTACGTTTTGTGGGGAAGCTGTGCCTATGAATCAGCAATTCATCCAGGATAAGTTGATCAATGTAATAAAAAAACAGGTGAACGTGGTAAACCTGCCCTCGCTGAGGCAACGGGCCAATAGTTATTTTCCGCTGGTAGAAAAATATCTTAAAGCCTACGGTCTCCATCCCGACCTGAAGTACCTCCCCATAGTGGAAAGTGGTTTTTTGACCAAAGCGGAATCAGGGGTGGGGGCCAGGGGAATATGGCAGATTATGCCTGCTACTGCAAGGGGCTACGGTATGCAGGTGGGAGATAATATAGATGAAAGAGAGAATTTTGATAAGGCCACAAGAGTAGCTTGTCAGCTGATCAGGGATAACTACACCGGGCTTCGTAAGCTGGCGGGTTCCGTTAACTGGCCGCTTGCCATAGCAGCTTACAATTTTGGAATAGGCAATATCCTTAATGCCATGAAAGCGCAGGGTAATAATTACTTTACGATGAAGTTAAATTCCGAAACCGGTTTATATGTTTATAAGATCATCGCAGTAAAAGAGTTATTTGAATATCCCGAGCTGTACAATTCTAAATTCGGGTATAATGTCTTTAGCGCTAAAATGGGACCGCGTACCCAACCTCAACAAACAGATTTGGATGTTGTCAATGATCCGAATATCCTGAGTGCAATTGAAAAGGAACTGGAAAAAAATAAAGATAAAAAGGCGCCGGAAATCAAAGAGGAGCAATATGTGTTGGCACACGTCAATGGGAAGATTAAGAATTTCCAGGATGGTGATATGATAACCATCGTATTGGACGAAGATCTGCAAACCTCCAACTACGGCTTGTCTTTTAAAGGCTATTCTTTTGGTGTGCAGGGCTGGATCATCGATGACCGGGTGTTCTTTAAGCTGGGATATGACCATGATGTAACCCTGCTCGACCTGGATAAGCAGAAGGGCGTTTTACTAACCGATCTGCTGGCAAAAAAAAGGATAGATGTATTGTTGAAAAATGTGGTTTATAAGAAGTGA
- a CDS encoding type VI secretion system contractile sheath protein TssC: MMEATGAYGSMAEHGNLVYDGLVAQLTHAGGIDWLEDILEGCSNLVASNKARRDIFLQDKEYENDRQALLNSLEIWQELLDACEEMDEKLGYCFDRAEEQQAIVQKNLLGVTQSIKPVEESYRGVSLFFENAESDQLSNISFINCDISQLADLTVPRFFDHIGEELKMNFDRIDLRNNYSLLLLPGYLGGNAVVEKWAKLACDNKVMIITDFENLDEADDVMEVFDASGLAGGDLYKASVLVCCNWLVGRGKHDAIHEEDDLFIPPSLALGGKIYKSLLSQVAAGKKFGVINGVDGVKFPLKKSEVSVLEKMNLVPMFNEYGKVMAFSAKTLFNGANLGLQIYSVVRVFDHVAKVLMDFLNRRAFENFNANIRKELMGQVVKFLDGVSGNGKLIEDFSIRRFEQDAEQKDKIHLDIHLKPYFPAKNFMIKMEGKKGDDGHSWDTTYDQQ; the protein is encoded by the coding sequence ATGATGGAAGCAACCGGTGCATATGGTTCAATGGCTGAGCACGGTAACCTGGTGTATGATGGGTTGGTGGCGCAGCTAACTCATGCTGGGGGTATCGATTGGTTAGAAGATATATTAGAAGGATGTAGCAATCTGGTTGCATCGAATAAGGCTCGCCGGGATATTTTCTTACAGGATAAAGAGTACGAAAACGATCGGCAGGCACTTTTAAACTCCCTGGAAATATGGCAGGAGTTACTGGATGCATGCGAAGAAATGGACGAAAAGCTCGGCTATTGTTTTGACAGGGCGGAGGAGCAGCAAGCTATTGTACAAAAGAATCTACTGGGCGTTACACAGTCCATAAAACCAGTTGAAGAATCGTATAGAGGCGTATCGCTTTTCTTTGAAAATGCAGAGAGCGATCAGTTAAGTAATATATCGTTTATCAACTGTGATATCAGTCAGTTGGCTGATCTTACTGTACCCCGTTTTTTTGATCATATCGGTGAAGAGCTGAAGATGAATTTTGACCGGATTGATTTACGCAATAACTACAGCCTTCTGCTGTTGCCGGGCTATCTAGGAGGCAATGCCGTTGTAGAAAAATGGGCCAAGCTTGCCTGTGATAACAAAGTGATGATCATCACTGATTTTGAAAATCTGGATGAAGCTGATGACGTGATGGAAGTTTTTGATGCAAGCGGACTGGCGGGAGGTGATCTATATAAAGCCAGCGTTTTGGTTTGTTGTAACTGGTTGGTGGGGCGCGGTAAACATGATGCGATTCATGAAGAAGACGATTTGTTCATTCCTCCCTCTTTGGCTTTGGGTGGAAAGATCTATAAGAGCTTGTTAAGCCAGGTGGCTGCAGGGAAAAAGTTTGGAGTGATCAATGGCGTGGATGGCGTGAAATTTCCCTTAAAAAAAAGTGAGGTTTCGGTATTGGAGAAGATGAACCTGGTTCCCATGTTTAATGAATACGGAAAGGTAATGGCTTTTTCTGCCAAAACACTTTTCAACGGAGCTAATCTCGGCTTGCAGATATATTCTGTTGTGCGGGTCTTTGATCATGTTGCCAAAGTATTGATGGATTTTTTGAACAGGAGGGCTTTTGAAAATTTCAACGCAAATATTCGTAAGGAGCTGATGGGGCAGGTGGTGAAGTTCCTGGATGGTGTTTCGGGCAATGGCAAGCTGATAGAAGACTTTAGCATCAGGCGTTTTGAGCAGGATGCAGAGCAGAAAGATAAGATACACCTTGATATTCATTTGAAGCCTTATTTCCCGGCCAAAAACTTTATGATCAAAATGGAGGGTAAGAAAGGAGATGATGGGCACAGTTGGGATACCACCTACGACCAGCAGTAA
- the tssD gene encoding type VI secretion system tube protein TssD, producing the protein MAISGSLQLGAAGEGGPTWRIINMTYEFFQPVDRFGQPNGAPDGGFINLTVESSTSDVTVIQWMLSHERMTDGGAYFFDRHGRQVRSVEFKGAYCIYFKEIFDAFNDSFMKIDFRISCREITIDGGGAEATLVKTWTGASESSGSSSSSSSSSGSSSGISSFNPND; encoded by the coding sequence ATGGCGATATCCGGATCATTACAATTAGGGGCTGCAGGGGAAGGCGGACCTACCTGGCGGATCATTAATATGACCTACGAATTTTTCCAGCCTGTTGATCGCTTCGGGCAGCCCAATGGCGCACCTGATGGCGGTTTTATTAACTTGACTGTTGAATCATCTACTTCAGATGTTACCGTAATCCAATGGATGCTTTCCCATGAAAGAATGACAGACGGAGGCGCGTATTTTTTCGACAGGCATGGAAGACAGGTGCGCTCTGTGGAGTTTAAAGGTGCTTACTGTATTTACTTCAAAGAGATCTTCGATGCATTTAATGACTCCTTTATGAAAATAGATTTCAGGATATCCTGCAGGGAGATTACGATTGACGGAGGTGGGGCCGAAGCTACATTGGTTAAGACCTGGACAGGCGCTTCAGAGAGTTCCGGTTCTTCATCATCCTCTTCTTCGTCTTCGGGCTCATCCTCAGGTATCAGCTCTTTTAACCCCAATGATTAA
- a CDS encoding type VI secretion system contractile sheath small subunit, translated as MSDANGNLGETLNHISANRTLIAKKLTVEEVMKPEVVHGLQTIEQVFNYYQPRLHFRFEDPEGLARSEELRFKTIDDFSCSSITRQSRFLTHQLEKKKIYLKLARQLKTNQPLRDVLTDKNKRKAFETMLKAMMEDLKK; from the coding sequence ATGAGTGATGCAAATGGAAATTTGGGTGAAACATTAAATCATATATCAGCCAACAGAACCCTGATCGCTAAGAAGCTTACGGTAGAAGAAGTAATGAAGCCGGAAGTAGTGCATGGTTTACAAACGATTGAACAGGTTTTTAATTACTACCAGCCCAGGCTCCATTTCAGGTTTGAGGATCCCGAAGGCCTTGCCCGTTCAGAAGAGCTGAGATTTAAAACGATTGATGATTTTAGTTGCAGCAGTATCACCCGGCAAAGCCGGTTCTTAACCCATCAACTGGAAAAAAAGAAGATCTATTTGAAGTTGGCCCGGCAATTAAAAACAAATCAACCTCTCAGGGATGTATTGACTGACAAGAATAAACGAAAAGCTTTTGAAACCATGCTAAAGGCGATGATGGAAGATCTTAAAAAATAA
- a CDS encoding PAAR domain-containing protein yields the protein MGQPAARVGDMHVCPLVNGLVPHVGGPVLPAGVPTVLIQGAPAATSGTMCTCTGPPDAITMGSGTVLIGGMPAARMGDMTAHGGSIVLGCFTVLIGDAGSGGGGGGGSVGGGGGVPKGVGAMQAKKVANQEALKKAAKEGEDTAEKTDKEDFQAKFTLVDEANKPMKDVKYEIRTNDDQLHEGKTNGNGETQNLSGYTEADCRVTFLN from the coding sequence ATGGGACAACCGGCAGCAAGAGTAGGCGATATGCATGTTTGCCCTTTGGTAAACGGACTGGTACCTCACGTAGGAGGACCCGTATTACCTGCGGGTGTTCCTACAGTGTTGATTCAGGGCGCCCCGGCAGCTACTTCCGGAACGATGTGTACCTGCACAGGGCCTCCCGATGCCATAACGATGGGGAGCGGAACGGTATTGATAGGCGGGATGCCTGCTGCGCGCATGGGAGACATGACAGCTCATGGAGGCAGTATTGTTTTAGGCTGTTTTACCGTATTGATAGGCGATGCCGGCAGTGGTGGTGGCGGAGGTGGTGGTAGCGTAGGAGGCGGAGGGGGTGTGCCCAAAGGAGTAGGCGCTATGCAGGCCAAAAAAGTGGCGAACCAGGAGGCATTAAAAAAAGCGGCCAAAGAGGGAGAGGATACAGCCGAAAAAACAGATAAAGAAGATTTCCAGGCAAAATTTACCCTTGTAGATGAAGCCAATAAACCAATGAAAGATGTGAAATACGAGATCAGAACCAATGATGATCAGTTGCACGAAGGCAAAACCAATGGTAATGGCGAAACGCAGAATCTTTCAGGCTACACCGAAGCCGATTGCAGGGTAACTTTTCTTAATTAA
- a CDS encoding DUF4123 domain-containing protein: MVYLCYDTALNEEYTLVKLIQKYPGYISLFTGTDDQDIWDAAPYLFEVSDNFYQLRKDPFIQLDHCILFETHETKEEVCRFLHYYMYKKTGNKTVYVRIWDARVLIKHLPVWDEKERVSFFEFFKAVYTEQENGEWLDRWQLARFNKPAAVPVLKTEVLTTASLTDPDRKPATVAGENPELMPGPEAEAPSADSISQPPKRRRFFID, translated from the coding sequence ATGGTATACCTATGCTACGATACGGCCCTGAACGAAGAGTATACGCTCGTTAAACTGATACAAAAGTATCCTGGTTATATTTCTTTATTTACAGGAACCGATGACCAGGATATCTGGGATGCGGCGCCCTATCTTTTTGAGGTCAGCGATAATTTCTATCAATTGAGGAAAGATCCGTTTATCCAATTAGATCATTGCATTCTTTTTGAAACCCATGAAACCAAAGAAGAGGTTTGCCGGTTCCTGCACTATTATATGTATAAGAAAACGGGGAATAAAACGGTTTATGTAAGGATATGGGATGCGCGTGTTTTAATAAAGCATTTGCCGGTATGGGACGAGAAAGAACGGGTCAGCTTTTTTGAATTTTTCAAAGCTGTTTATACTGAACAGGAGAACGGGGAATGGCTGGATAGATGGCAACTGGCCAGGTTTAATAAACCGGCAGCTGTACCTGTTTTGAAAACAGAGGTTTTAACCACGGCATCTTTAACAGATCCGGATAGAAAACCCGCTACAGTTGCTGGTGAGAATCCGGAGCTGATGCCCGGGCCGGAGGCAGAAGCACCGTCAGCCGATTCAATCAGTCAACCACCAAAAAGGAGAAGATTCTTTATAGATTAA
- a CDS encoding phage baseplate assembly protein V, whose amino-acid sequence MPENSILAKTEIIIQDYNSNNPVVFSNLMLSESLINVNSFSFSIRPANDEGTLNSIINFKKEVLGKEVQLSFKDGDTVNYQFKGIILEVHSSLADEHFYEFRIDGCGLFCKVNELTQYHSFYKKKLDAIIDAVFQNSSLKKSINKNPQNGKELHYTVQYDQTAFGFLSSLATRFGEWMFYDGEKLQFGKKPEGNAIQLNVPADVNNLNIRAQVVKSPKGIASTDIFKSSVIEATTKEQAPDNPAIKAAEESGGKAIEDAPRNMFIPSGFSQEAVNDKFKLEQQAILASSVYITGNTRDTKLGIGKIIKIKDAQDTAGKSYLLTQVQHTATNASNYVNRFTAVPLEVPVPPYTNPLLVPKATAQAAIVTDNEDDAGLARVKVKFPWMADDEKSPWISVLAPHAGNGKGFRFIPEKDDEVMVDFWDGNVETPFVNGSVYTDKNQSGIAEGGNHIKMIGSRTGRSLLIDDEEGTLSISDGGNSKSRGKNLIRLTESKEGRSIKIVSGEDGENHYAMILDYKEKNASFYCQEGGKAILNITFDAAKKQMYIYSEDDMTIKSSGSISIEAKKDINLKADGNINCKADGNVKIDAVGDAETAGVNIKMKASAKMAAEGSMTEIKGAKLDLNGSGIASLQGGLVKIN is encoded by the coding sequence ATGCCTGAAAACTCAATACTCGCAAAAACAGAGATCATCATACAGGATTATAACAGTAACAACCCCGTTGTTTTCTCCAACTTAATGTTAAGCGAGTCGCTGATCAATGTGAACAGCTTTTCATTTTCCATCAGGCCTGCTAATGATGAGGGAACGCTTAATTCCATCATTAATTTTAAGAAAGAAGTCCTGGGTAAGGAGGTGCAGTTGAGCTTTAAGGATGGAGATACGGTTAATTATCAATTTAAAGGTATTATTCTTGAAGTGCATTCTTCCCTCGCAGATGAGCATTTTTATGAATTCAGGATTGATGGTTGCGGATTATTTTGTAAGGTAAATGAATTGACACAGTATCACTCTTTTTATAAAAAAAAGCTGGATGCTATTATTGATGCAGTATTTCAAAACTCATCTCTTAAAAAGAGTATTAACAAAAATCCCCAAAATGGAAAAGAGCTGCATTATACGGTACAGTATGATCAAACAGCTTTTGGTTTCCTGTCTTCCTTAGCCACCCGTTTTGGCGAATGGATGTTTTATGATGGCGAAAAACTCCAGTTTGGGAAAAAGCCGGAAGGGAATGCCATACAATTAAATGTTCCTGCCGACGTCAATAACCTGAATATAAGAGCCCAGGTTGTTAAAAGCCCGAAAGGTATAGCGAGCACCGATATTTTTAAGAGCTCGGTTATTGAAGCTACTACCAAAGAGCAGGCGCCGGATAACCCTGCCATAAAAGCAGCAGAGGAGTCGGGTGGCAAGGCCATTGAAGATGCTCCCCGGAATATGTTCATTCCCTCGGGTTTTTCGCAGGAGGCGGTAAATGATAAATTTAAACTGGAGCAACAGGCGATCCTGGCCTCCTCGGTATATATTACAGGTAATACCCGCGATACGAAATTAGGTATTGGTAAGATTATCAAAATCAAAGATGCGCAGGATACGGCCGGTAAAAGTTACCTGCTTACCCAGGTGCAACATACAGCCACCAATGCCAGCAATTATGTAAATCGTTTTACCGCGGTGCCCCTGGAAGTACCGGTGCCCCCTTATACCAATCCGTTGCTCGTGCCTAAAGCTACTGCCCAGGCCGCCATTGTTACGGATAACGAAGACGATGCCGGCCTGGCCCGGGTAAAAGTGAAATTTCCCTGGATGGCAGACGACGAAAAATCGCCCTGGATCAGCGTTTTAGCGCCTCATGCAGGCAATGGTAAAGGTTTCCGTTTTATACCCGAAAAAGATGATGAGGTGATGGTAGATTTTTGGGACGGTAATGTGGAGACGCCTTTTGTGAATGGTTCGGTTTATACGGATAAAAACCAGTCAGGTATTGCTGAGGGAGGCAATCATATCAAAATGATCGGCTCCAGAACAGGCAGAAGCCTTTTAATAGATGATGAAGAAGGAACGCTTTCCATAAGCGATGGCGGTAATTCGAAAAGCAGGGGTAAAAATCTCATACGATTGACCGAGAGTAAAGAAGGAAGATCAATTAAGATCGTATCTGGGGAGGATGGGGAAAATCACTATGCCATGATCCTGGATTATAAAGAAAAGAATGCCAGCTTCTATTGTCAGGAAGGAGGAAAGGCGATATTAAATATTACGTTCGATGCAGCAAAAAAGCAAATGTATATCTATTCGGAAGACGACATGACGATCAAGTCCTCCGGCTCTATCAGCATAGAAGCCAAAAAGGATATTAACCTGAAGGCCGATGGAAATATCAATTGCAAGGCAGATGGGAATGTTAAGATAGATGCCGTGGGAGATGCTGAAACTGCCGGTGTAAACATTAAGATGAAAGCATCGGCAAAGATGGCTGCCGAAGGTTCTATGACAGAAATCAAGGGCGCCAAGCTAGATTTGAACGGAAGTGGCATTGCCAGTTTGCAGGGAGGATTGGTAAAAATTAATTAA
- a CDS encoding TssN family type VI secretion system protein, producing the protein MALKYFLIFAGAFFASSMIIMAFIKPLSSSFGNFGKKPWIFNFISSALVSGIAFATTYITKNLFFTFWILSAVFLLFGIIIVLMVHKKYFRVRHDNWGKQFFAELLFALSIILLCVAIFSSLQYFIKDKDFMHFPTLLCMLFLLIPFLLLHSFDAALAIPEPVYHYWQYPVNNPIELPDEDERERLYVIGLEIPKKTTDRERTYFTVKAPEHMKLGDLFYHFINDYNEVQSETPIQYIEGATVHDWTFRTKPKWYSTSRVLDSALTIKYNKLKENSVVICERVV; encoded by the coding sequence ATGGCCTTAAAGTATTTTTTAATTTTTGCGGGGGCTTTCTTTGCTTCGTCTATGATCATAATGGCTTTTATAAAGCCGTTAAGCAGCAGCTTTGGTAATTTTGGTAAAAAGCCCTGGATATTTAATTTTATTTCGTCTGCATTAGTTTCGGGCATAGCTTTCGCTACCACTTATATTACTAAAAATCTTTTTTTCACATTCTGGATCCTTTCGGCTGTGTTCCTGCTATTCGGCATCATAATTGTGTTAATGGTACACAAAAAATATTTCAGGGTAAGACATGATAACTGGGGAAAACAGTTTTTTGCTGAACTCCTGTTTGCCCTATCCATCATACTGCTTTGCGTTGCAATCTTCTCTTCTTTACAATACTTTATAAAAGATAAAGACTTCATGCATTTCCCCACCCTGTTATGCATGCTCTTTCTTTTAATACCTTTTTTACTACTACACAGTTTTGATGCCGCGCTGGCCATTCCTGAACCTGTTTATCACTACTGGCAATATCCTGTCAACAACCCCATTGAGTTACCCGATGAAGATGAAAGGGAGCGGCTTTATGTAATCGGCCTGGAAATTCCTAAAAAGACCACTGACAGGGAACGAACTTATTTTACTGTTAAAGCGCCGGAGCATATGAAACTGGGCGACCTGTTCTACCATTTTATCAACGATTATAATGAGGTACAAAGTGAAACGCCCATACAGTATATAGAGGGAGCAACGGTTCACGACTGGACCTTTCGTACCAAACCCAAATGGTACAGCACCTCCAGGGTATTAGATTCGGCTTTAACAATCAAATACAATAAACTCAAAGAAAATTCGGTAGTCATCTGTGAAAGGGTTGTTTAA
- the tssK gene encoding type VI secretion system baseplate subunit TssK: MEQNNTYPHVNWTDGMKLNKDAFIAQDHAHTFDLYSLISSTLSPIRYGILPAEGSFNVQISTDNQNTLRVSVLSCKAITIGGAYIHINATEPNSNTDANPSISLPLPSSVSEVYWVVLTLHAFERIPFGLINPQENPPRFPYVKPGYSVQLVANHQLNQFSQNAYSLFIGKLVPAGGYLQVDAEYMPPCLSINASQDLLGLHSELDSFLANLEQACAQIVQKIYKKSQQNELAELAQFVCDRLMLYLSKALTDFRWLYIYDSPAKMISEIVGLARALKNTIDLRTGSGKEELMNYLSEWSELNQGELETLLNNMAVLRYNHNDINENVNSIIQFAKVIGKLFNTLSNLEFIGKKKESGIFVKEGYINDSGENSNAPKPKRRFFG; this comes from the coding sequence ATGGAACAAAATAATACATATCCGCATGTTAACTGGACCGATGGAATGAAGTTAAATAAAGACGCTTTTATTGCCCAGGACCATGCGCATACTTTTGACCTCTACAGCCTCATCTCATCAACGCTTTCACCGATACGATACGGCATATTACCGGCTGAAGGCAGCTTTAATGTCCAGATAAGTACGGATAATCAAAACACACTACGCGTAAGTGTACTATCCTGCAAGGCCATAACCATTGGTGGCGCCTATATTCATATCAATGCTACGGAGCCCAATAGCAACACAGATGCCAACCCATCAATATCGTTACCCCTACCCTCTTCGGTTAGCGAAGTATACTGGGTAGTACTTACATTACATGCTTTTGAACGTATACCTTTTGGCCTTATTAACCCGCAGGAAAACCCACCCCGTTTTCCTTATGTAAAGCCGGGCTATAGTGTACAATTAGTAGCCAATCACCAGCTCAACCAGTTTTCTCAAAACGCTTACTCCTTATTTATCGGCAAACTGGTTCCTGCCGGAGGTTACCTACAGGTAGACGCAGAATATATGCCCCCTTGCCTTTCGATTAATGCATCACAGGACCTGCTAGGGCTCCATTCTGAATTAGACAGCTTCCTGGCGAATCTCGAACAGGCTTGTGCGCAAATCGTGCAGAAAATCTATAAGAAAAGTCAGCAAAATGAACTGGCGGAACTGGCCCAGTTTGTTTGCGACCGGTTAATGCTTTATTTAAGCAAAGCCCTTACTGATTTCAGGTGGTTATATATATATGATTCCCCGGCTAAAATGATCAGCGAGATCGTAGGGTTGGCCAGGGCACTAAAAAACACCATTGATCTCCGTACCGGTTCGGGTAAAGAAGAGCTGATGAATTATTTAAGTGAGTGGAGCGAGCTCAACCAGGGAGAACTGGAAACCTTATTGAATAACATGGCTGTACTACGATATAATCATAATGACATCAACGAAAATGTGAATAGCATCATTCAATTTGCCAAGGTAATCGGCAAGCTTTTCAACACATTGAGCAACCTTGAATTTATCGGTAAGAAAAAAGAATCAGGCATTTTCGTTAAAGAGGGTTATATCAACGACTCGGGAGAGAACAGCAATGCCCCGAAACCGAAGAGAAGATTTTTTGGATAA
- the tssO gene encoding type VI secretion system TssO — translation MKPLNVQDRQRAFQRFLLFFILTIAVIITAVFFGIKIPYAENEKLQEQLAVVDKENHFRNDFSLAMTEAQSLLDTVNMDPQKSGLLDGRITQKIQEMDAMLAKNDITSKGLYSQVIKSLNSMQSDKRGLRAASNKDSVVAMYNMQILELKNSLAKWQESYNQLQTQNLILRQK, via the coding sequence ATGAAACCATTAAATGTTCAGGACAGACAAAGAGCCTTTCAGAGGTTTTTACTATTCTTTATTCTTACTATAGCGGTGATCATCACCGCAGTATTCTTCGGCATAAAGATCCCCTATGCTGAAAACGAAAAGCTACAGGAACAACTGGCGGTGGTTGACAAGGAAAATCATTTCAGAAACGACTTCAGCCTGGCCATGACTGAAGCACAATCACTCCTGGATACCGTTAATATGGATCCCCAGAAGTCAGGCTTACTCGACGGAAGGATTACCCAAAAGATACAGGAAATGGATGCCATGCTGGCGAAAAACGATATTACATCCAAAGGCCTGTACAGCCAGGTCATCAAATCGCTCAACAGCATGCAGTCCGACAAAAGAGGCCTGAGAGCTGCCAGTAATAAGGATTCGGTAGTGGCCATGTACAATATGCAGATACTAGAACTGAAAAATTCACTCGCCAAATGGCAGGAGTCGTATAATCAACTACAAACACAAAACCTGATATTAAGGCAAAAATAA